The genomic region ATTACCGATGACCTTTATTTTTTAAGTAAAGGGTGTACCCGATTAATAAACGATCCCGCACAACTCGGCGAATTAGGGTATATTAATTCTCATTAATATTCGAAAGTACCGTTATCGCTCTTTATTGTCAGCTTTTTGGTTTCTGAAGCTTCCACCCTACCTACTATCTTCGCATCAACATCAAAAGATTTAGAAATTTCAATGACCTCATTAGCGATACTTTCATCTACATATAATTCCATTCTATGCCCCATATTAAAAACCTGGTACATTTCTTTCCAATCGGTTTTACTTTCCTGCTGGATCAGTTTGAAAAGTGGTGGCGTATCGAATAAATTATTCTTTATAATATGATGTTCATCTATAAAATGTAAGATCTTGGTTTGGGCTCCACCACTGCAATGAACCATACCATTGATCTTACTGGCACCAATATCGGTAAGGATCTTCTTGATGACAGGCGCATAAGTCCTGGTTGGAGACAGCACTAGTTTTCCGGCATCTATTGGACTATCTTCAACCTCATCGGTAAGTTTTTTAGTTCCTGAATAAATAAGTTCTTCTGGAATCGAAGCATCAAAAGATTCTGGATACTTTTCGGCAAGGATCTTAGAGAAAACGTCGTGACGGGCAGAAGTAAGACCGTTACTACCCATACCTCCGTTATATTCCTTTTCATAAGATGCCTGCCCAAAAGAAGACAGGCCAACGATCACATTACCCGGCTTGATATTGGCATTATCTATCACATCTTTTTTCGGCATTCTCGCTGTTACCGTAGAATCTACAATGATCGTTCTTACGAGGTCGCCTACATCGGCCGTTTCTCCACCGGTAGAATGAATTTCTACGCCAAAGTCTTTTAATTCAGAGATCAATTCTTCGGTACCATTAATAATAGCCGAGATCACTTCACCCGGAATCAGGTTTTTATTTCGCCCTATAGTGGACGAAAGCAAAATATTATCTGTTGCGCCTACACAAAGCAGGTCGTCTATATTCATGATCAAAGCATCCTGAGCAATTCCCTTCCATACCGATAGATCTCCGGTTTCTTTCCAATACATATAAGCAAGCGAAGACTTGGTTCCAGCACCATCGGCATGCATGATCAAACAATGATCTTCGCTTCCGGTCAAATGATCTGGAACGATCTTACAGAAAGCCCTAGGAAACAACCCTTTACCTACATTCTTTATAGCATTATGCACATCTTCCTTTCCTGCGGAAACACCTCTTCCTGAATATCGTTTACTTATTTCTTTGCTCATGACTTTTTCTTAGAGTTTTCAAAGATAATTAGTTTAAACAGTTCTGGTAAATAATCGGCAAATTTTAAAGCAAAAAGCCACGCTTTGGGCGTGGCTTTTTCAATATTCAGTTTAACAGTAAAATTATCTAGTGAACAATAACTCTCTGTATTTAGTCAATGGCCAAAGCTCATCGTCTACTAATAATTCAAGTTTATCACAATGATATCTAATTTCCTCGAAGAAAGGTTTTACATCGTCACAATAAGCAAATGCTTTTTTCTCTGCATCGTCGATCTTATTGGCAACTTTTCTTGCTTCGATCATAGCGTTCACATTAGAGTTGATACTAGCGATATGAGCAGAAATACTTTCAATGATCTCTAATTGCTCTTTTGCATGTCTTGTATACTCCTCACCGTAAATAGCCTTAAGACCAGTAACGTTCTTGATCAAAATATTCTGGTAACGAATAGCAGTTGGGATCACATGATTTCTGGCAATATCTCCAAGGATACGACCTTCGATCTGGATTCTCATTGCATACTCTTCAAGTTCGATCTCATGACGAGCCTCTACCTCTACTTTGTTCATAACTCCAAGCTCTTTGTAAAGAGCAATGGTCTTCTTACTCACCTGGGCTTTTAGCGCCTGTGGAGTAGTTCTATTATTACTTAGACCTCTTTTCTTAGCTTCTTTTTCCCAAGCTTCACCATATCCATCACCTTCAAAACGGATCTTTTTCGACTTCTTGATGTAATCTCTAAGTACATTAAAGATCGCATCATCTTTCTTCATCTTCTTATCCTTGATCAACTTATCTACTTCAACTTTAAAGTCTTTAAGCTGCTTGGCTACGATACTGTTCAATACAGTCATTGCTCCGGCACAGTTGGCAAGAGAACCTACTGCACGGAACTCAAATTTATTACCTGTAAAAGCAAATGAAGAGGTACGGTTTCTATCTGTATTATCCAGAAGGATTTCCGGGATCTTACCTACCACGTTCAGTTTAAGCTCTGTTTTCTCTTGTGGAGAAAGTTTGCCATCAGTTACTTTTTCAAGTTCATCAAGAACCTTGGTTAACTGAGATCCTATGAAAACAGAAATAATTGCCGGTGGTGCCTCATTTGCCCCCAGACGGTGGTCGTTAGAAGCACTGGCGATTGCAGCTCTTAATAATTCTTCATTATCGTATACTGCTTTAATAGTATTTACGAAGAAAGTAAGGAACTGCAGGTTTTTCATTGGAGTAGATCCTGGTGAAAGTAAATTCACTCCTGTATCTGTAGCCAATGACCAGTTATTGTGTTTACCACTACCGTTAATTCCGGCAAATGGTTTTTCGTGCATTAATACACTAAGATTATGTCTTTCACCAACCTTCTTCATCACATCCATGATCAAAGAGTTATGGTCTACTGCAAGGTTCGCCTCTTCAAAGATTGGAGCCAGCTCGAACTGGTTCGGTGCTACCTCGTTGTGACGGGTTTTTACCGGTATACCCAGCTTCATACATTCGATCTCAAGATCCATCATAAAAGCAATAGCTCTGGAAGGAATAGATCCAAAATAGTGATCATCTAATTGCTGACCTTTTGCAGGTGAGTGCCCAAGAAGAGTTCTACCTGTAAGAGTAATATCTGGTCTTGAAGCAACAAGAGCAGAATCTATAAGAAAATATTCCTGCTCCCATCCAAGGGTTGCATTTACTTTCTTTACATTTTTATCAAAATACTTGGCAACATCTGTAGCAGCCTGATCTGCTGCTTGCAATGCTCTAAGTAAAGGTGTTTTATTATCTAATGCCTCTCCTGTATAGGAAACGAATATAGTTGGAATACAAAGTGTAGTTCCCCAGATAAATGCAGGAGATGTAGGATCCCATGCAGTATATCCTCGAGCTTCAAAAGTATTTCTAATTCCACCATTCGGGAAACTTGAAGCATCTGGTTCCTGTTGAACCAACTGCCCACCACCAAATTTCTCAATTGCAAGGCCCTCTCCTAATGGTTCAAAGAATGCATCATGCTTTTCTGCAGTGGCTCCTGTTAGGGGCTGGAACCAGTGTGTATAATGCGTAACTCCTTTAGAGATCGCCCATTCCTTCATCCCGGTAGAAATATGATCGGCTACATTACGGTCAATTTTCTTTCCCGTACGCATAGCTTCGGTCACATTCTCATAGGCTTCTTTGGTTAAAAACTGCCTCATGATAGTTTCGTTGAACACATTGCTTGAGAAGATCTCAGATCTTCTAGCAGGTTCTTCTATCTTAACAGGCTTTCGGTTTAAAGTTTCTTTTAAAGCTTGAAATCGTAAAGTTGACATATAAAATATTTAAGTTGTGTTTTTCAGATCATGATTGACCTTTTTACCGATAAAAAAAGTCATCTATAACAAAAAAATGATGTTTTAAGTTGCGAATATAGGATTTCTGTGTTGATAATTTAAAAATTTCGTGCTTAAAAAATGCTAATTTTTAATTTTAACCCCTCCAAAATTAGGGTTCAAATAAAAGTTAACATGATTTTAGTTTTTGAAGCCCCTTCACTAAAGGGGTTTAAGATTAAATTAATATTTTTAAGCCTTTAACATGTAACTTTAAATTTTCACATTATGAGCAGTAAGGCAAAACTAGAGTACATATGGCTGGATGGATACTATCCTACTCAGAACATGCGTAGTAAAACCAAAATTGAACCTGATTTTAGTGGAAAACTCGAAGATTGTCCTATTTGGTCCTTCGATGGTTCTTCGACCAAACAGGCTGAGGGTGGAAACTCTGATTGTTTATTGAAACCAGTTGCTATCTATCCAGACCCCGCAAGAAAAAACGGGTACCTGGTAATGTCTGAAGTACTGAATCCAGATGGTACTCCTCACGAAACAAATTCCAGGGCTACCATAGATGATGAAGACGAGGATTTTTGGTTTGGCTTTGAACAGGAATATTTTATCATGGATACAAAAACCCAGCTTCCGCTAGGCTTCCCAATGGGAGGATATCCCGGCCCGCAGGGAATGTATTATTGCTCTGTAGGCGGCAGAAATACTCATGGTAGAAAATTAGTGGAAAGACATGCCGATCTTTGCCTGGAAGCAGGAATTAATTTTGAAGGTATCAATCAGGAAGTTGCAAGCGGACAGTGGGAATTTCAGGTCTTTGCCAAAGGAGGCAAAAAAGCCGGGGATGAAGTCTGGGTTGCACGTTATTTGCTGGACAGGCTAACTGAAGAATATGGTTATTATATTGAATATCATCCTAAACCGGTAAAAGGCGACTGGAATGGTTCTGGTATGCACTGTAATTTTTCAAATACTTTATTGAGAACTGCAGGCTCAAAGGAGGTATATGACCAGGTTTGTGAAGCCTTCAGGCCGGTAACTAAAGAACATATCGAGGTTTATGGAGAATATAATGACGAAAGATTGACCGGTTTACATGAAACAGCATCGATCAACGATTTCAGCTATGGAGTTTCAGATCGTGGAGCTTCCATTCGTATTCCTATTATTACCGTGGAGAAAGGATACAAAGGCTGGCTGGAAGATCGCAGGCCGGCCTCTAATGCAGATCCTTATAAAGTGGCAGCAAGGATCATTAAAACAGTAGAATCTGTACCGGTAGCGGTTAATGCATAACTATTAATACTATGAAAAGGAATAAAGGTCATCTTCACTGGATGGCCTTTTTTTTATATGAAAGTTAAAATAATAAAGACTGAATACCCTGCCAGTAGAACAAAACCTTCCTTTCGACCCATTTCAGAAAACTTAGGAATAAGAAGCATTGGTAATAATATAAAAGCGATGCCCAGCATCCAGAACATATCATTGCTAAGGATCTGCGAAGATTGTACCACAACAGGCTGAATTAATGCTGTTAGTCCCAACACCGAGGCTATATTAAATATATTTGAACCAATAAGGTTTCCCAGAGAAATAGCTTTCTCCTTTTTTATAGCAGCTATTAATGAAGCTGCGAGTTCTGGTACGCTGGTACCAATGGCGATGACGGTAACTGAAACAACTCTTTCACTTACACCTAACTGTGTAGCCAGATCTACCGCTCCCAAAACCAGGAGTTCAGATCCACCCCATAAGGCGAAGATCCCAATTAGAAGCCAGAGACTCATTTTAAAACCTCTAACATCCCGAAGAGATTCATCTACCTCCTCTACTATAACCTTATCTTTTCTTCTTGACCTCTTAATCAATATGAACAGGTAAACTACTAGACCTAATAATAAAGCACCACCCTCTATCCTGCTTAAAGTATTTTCACTTAAAAGGAAAAAATAAAGAACGATCGAAAACACCATCATAACAGGCCAGTTGATACGGTAAAAATCTCTATCTACCATTAACGGAGAAACCATTGCCGTTAAACCAAGCACCAGGCCGATATTCGCAATATTCGAACCAATCACATTCCCAAGTGAAATATCTGAAAAGCCATCTATAGCCGCCTGGAGACTTACCAGTAATTCTGGCGCAGAGGTAGCAAAAGAAACTACCGTGAGCCCTATTACCATTCTGGAAATATTCAGTTTAAGGGATAGCGCTACAGATGCCCTAACCAAAAACTCTCCTCCTATTACCAGCAAAACAAAGCCAACGAGTAGATATACAACGCTCATAAATCAATTTTTGACGAAGATAGAAGAAATGCCTTAAATACCAGCCAGAATAAAAAACAACTACTTTTGTAGTTTATCAACTATTTTTTTCGTTATATTTGAAAATCAAATCTCATAAATTATTGTTTCATGGAAAAACTAACGAATAAAGAAGAAGAGATCATGCGAGTTCTCTGGGATCTGGAAAAAGCTTTTGTAAAAGAAGTTCTGCCAGAATTGAAAGACCAGAAGCTTCATTATAATACCGTTTCTACCATTATTAGAAATCTTGAGGAAAAGGGATATGTCTCGCACAAGGCTTATGGAAAGACCCATCAGTATTTCCCAGTAGTTTCCAAAGAAAGCTATCGCAAGCAGTTTATGAACATGGCCACAAAACGATTTTTTGATAACTCATTCAAGAATGTGGTTTCTTATTTCGCGAAGGAAGAAAAGATCAGTGCTGATGAACTTAGAGAGATCCTGGATATTATTGAAAATGAGAAGAAATAATGGAAAGTTTTTTAATCTACATACTTAAAGCCTCTGCCCTATTGGGTCTTTTCTACCTTAGTTATCTCTTTCTACTCAAAAAGGAAACCTCATTCAATCTCAACCGAAAGTTCTTACTTTCAGGTTTATTTACCTCTTTGATCCTTCCCCTGATCAGTTTGACTAAAAAGGTATACATCGAAGCCGCTCCCGAAACCTTCAGTTATATACCGACCTCGACCAATATCACTCAAATGCCCGTAGAGAATACCCTCGATTGGTGGCAAATTTCAGGGATCATTTATCTAATCATCACCGGGTTTTTCCTTACCAGGTTTTGTATTCAAATAAGTGCAGTCATCAAAATAATCCTGGTTCATAAAGTTCAGAAAAGATCAGCATTCAAATATCTTGAAGTAGCAGAGGATCAGTTGCCATTTTCGTTTTTCAACTACATCGTATTCAATCCATATAAACATTCTGAAAAAGATCTAAGGCTCATCCTGGAACACGAAAAGGTTCATGCAAGACAATTACATTCTGTAGATATAATATTGGTGAACCTAATAAACTGCATTTTTTGGTTCAACCCGTTTTCCTGGTTCTATAAAAGATCTGTAGAACAGAATCTTGAATTCCTAGCCGACCGGGAAACTGTAATAAACACCTCTGAAATTAAGGAATACCAGCATGCACTGGTAAAAGTTTCAATAGCCGATCTAAATCCGGCACTTACTAATCATTTTTATCAATCATTTATCAAAAAACGAATTCTTATGTTAAACAAAAAATCATCAAACCAGAGTCCGGCATGGAAGTTAAGCCTGGTAATGCCATTGATTCTTGCTTTCATGCTGCTCTTTAATGTTAAGACCGAAGCTCAAATCGTTGAGAATAAGTCACAAATTGCAGAAAAGTCTGAATCGCCGGAACCTCAACAAGAACCTGAACTTGAAACTGAAATTGAAGAGGAAATTGAAATAGCGGAGGCTCCCGAAGAAATCGAAGTTGAAATTGAAGAAGCTCCTGAAGTTTCCTGGACTACTGAAACCAGGACCACCAGACGTAGAAGCATGGGAGATCTGGGTATTGATCCCTTGTATGTCCTGAACGGGAAAAAATATAAGGCTTCAAAACTCAAAAGTAAATATATTAGTCTTGGATCTGAATTTGAGATCTTAACCGGTGAAGATGCTACCAATACTTTTGGCGAGGATGCAAAAGGTGGAGCGATAATTATTCCGGACGCAGAGATCATCAAGAACTTTGACAAGGTCATGGAAGAAATTGGAGGAAACAACCAGTTTTCGGGAAGATATATTATGGTAGATGAAACTGGAAAACCAAACTATGTAAGACTAAATTCTTCCACTTCGGCTCCTAAACATGAAAAAGTAATATTCGGAAAGGGACACTCAACAGTTCAAGCCTTTCCAAAAATGAGTGACTATCAAATAATGCACGGCAGCGCTTCGAATGGAATAAACGGAACAGGTGTTTACGAATTCAGAACAAAAGACTCAGGACACAATGTAAGAATTCGAAAAATCAGTAACGATTCTAATAAGGTATATTTCCAGACTCAGAATAGTGAACCGATTTATGTTGTTAATGAAGAAATACAAACCAAAGATTTTCTCCAATTGATAGACCCTGAAGATATCGCTTCAATCAATGTTCTTAAGGGAGGCATGGCAATAAAAGAATATGGGAACAAAGCAAAAAATGGAGTTATCGTTATTAAAACAAAGGAATTCACCGGTGAGAGTGATGCCTCCATCTTCCAGATAAAAAACACTTATACCAATGCAGAAATCGAAGCCCTAAAAAATCAAGTAAGCGAAAAGACAGATTACGAGCTAGAGCTAAAAGGAATAAAACGCAATGACCAAGGGATAATTACCAATATTGAGGTTAAGTTTTACAATAGTCAAAATATGGTTAACTCGAATTACAGTAACAGTCATGGAGTTCCAAATATACACGTTGGACTTAGAAAAGGTGGCGGATTAATTATCTCGACA from Gramella sp. MT6 harbors:
- a CDS encoding calcium/sodium antiporter, yielding MSVVYLLVGFVLLVIGGEFLVRASVALSLKLNISRMVIGLTVVSFATSAPELLVSLQAAIDGFSDISLGNVIGSNIANIGLVLGLTAMVSPLMVDRDFYRINWPVMMVFSIVLYFFLLSENTLSRIEGGALLLGLVVYLFILIKRSRRKDKVIVEEVDESLRDVRGFKMSLWLLIGIFALWGGSELLVLGAVDLATQLGVSERVVSVTVIAIGTSVPELAASLIAAIKKEKAISLGNLIGSNIFNIASVLGLTALIQPVVVQSSQILSNDMFWMLGIAFILLPMLLIPKFSEMGRKEGFVLLAGYSVFIILTFI
- a CDS encoding AIR synthase related protein, encoding MSKEISKRYSGRGVSAGKEDVHNAIKNVGKGLFPRAFCKIVPDHLTGSEDHCLIMHADGAGTKSSLAYMYWKETGDLSVWKGIAQDALIMNIDDLLCVGATDNILLSSTIGRNKNLIPGEVISAIINGTEELISELKDFGVEIHSTGGETADVGDLVRTIIVDSTVTARMPKKDVIDNANIKPGNVIVGLSSFGQASYEKEYNGGMGSNGLTSARHDVFSKILAEKYPESFDASIPEELIYSGTKKLTDEVEDSPIDAGKLVLSPTRTYAPVIKKILTDIGASKINGMVHCSGGAQTKILHFIDEHHIIKNNLFDTPPLFKLIQQESKTDWKEMYQVFNMGHRMELYVDESIANEVIEISKSFDVDAKIVGRVEASETKKLTIKSDNGTFEY
- a CDS encoding glutamine synthetase beta-grasp domain-containing protein yields the protein MSSKAKLEYIWLDGYYPTQNMRSKTKIEPDFSGKLEDCPIWSFDGSSTKQAEGGNSDCLLKPVAIYPDPARKNGYLVMSEVLNPDGTPHETNSRATIDDEDEDFWFGFEQEYFIMDTKTQLPLGFPMGGYPGPQGMYYCSVGGRNTHGRKLVERHADLCLEAGINFEGINQEVASGQWEFQVFAKGGKKAGDEVWVARYLLDRLTEEYGYYIEYHPKPVKGDWNGSGMHCNFSNTLLRTAGSKEVYDQVCEAFRPVTKEHIEVYGEYNDERLTGLHETASINDFSYGVSDRGASIRIPIITVEKGYKGWLEDRRPASNADPYKVAARIIKTVESVPVAVNA
- a CDS encoding BlaI/MecI/CopY family transcriptional regulator, whose protein sequence is MEKLTNKEEEIMRVLWDLEKAFVKEVLPELKDQKLHYNTVSTIIRNLEEKGYVSHKAYGKTHQYFPVVSKESYRKQFMNMATKRFFDNSFKNVVSYFAKEEKISADELREILDIIENEKK
- a CDS encoding glutamine synthetase III, with protein sequence MSTLRFQALKETLNRKPVKIEEPARRSEIFSSNVFNETIMRQFLTKEAYENVTEAMRTGKKIDRNVADHISTGMKEWAISKGVTHYTHWFQPLTGATAEKHDAFFEPLGEGLAIEKFGGGQLVQQEPDASSFPNGGIRNTFEARGYTAWDPTSPAFIWGTTLCIPTIFVSYTGEALDNKTPLLRALQAADQAATDVAKYFDKNVKKVNATLGWEQEYFLIDSALVASRPDITLTGRTLLGHSPAKGQQLDDHYFGSIPSRAIAFMMDLEIECMKLGIPVKTRHNEVAPNQFELAPIFEEANLAVDHNSLIMDVMKKVGERHNLSVLMHEKPFAGINGSGKHNNWSLATDTGVNLLSPGSTPMKNLQFLTFFVNTIKAVYDNEELLRAAIASASNDHRLGANEAPPAIISVFIGSQLTKVLDELEKVTDGKLSPQEKTELKLNVVGKIPEILLDNTDRNRTSSFAFTGNKFEFRAVGSLANCAGAMTVLNSIVAKQLKDFKVEVDKLIKDKKMKKDDAIFNVLRDYIKKSKKIRFEGDGYGEAWEKEAKKRGLSNNRTTPQALKAQVSKKTIALYKELGVMNKVEVEARHEIELEEYAMRIQIEGRILGDIARNHVIPTAIRYQNILIKNVTGLKAIYGEEYTRHAKEQLEIIESISAHIASINSNVNAMIEARKVANKIDDAEKKAFAYCDDVKPFFEEIRYHCDKLELLVDDELWPLTKYRELLFTR
- a CDS encoding M56 family metallopeptidase produces the protein MESFLIYILKASALLGLFYLSYLFLLKKETSFNLNRKFLLSGLFTSLILPLISLTKKVYIEAAPETFSYIPTSTNITQMPVENTLDWWQISGIIYLIITGFFLTRFCIQISAVIKIILVHKVQKRSAFKYLEVAEDQLPFSFFNYIVFNPYKHSEKDLRLILEHEKVHARQLHSVDIILVNLINCIFWFNPFSWFYKRSVEQNLEFLADRETVINTSEIKEYQHALVKVSIADLNPALTNHFYQSFIKKRILMLNKKSSNQSPAWKLSLVMPLILAFMLLFNVKTEAQIVENKSQIAEKSESPEPQQEPELETEIEEEIEIAEAPEEIEVEIEEAPEVSWTTETRTTRRRSMGDLGIDPLYVLNGKKYKASKLKSKYISLGSEFEILTGEDATNTFGEDAKGGAIIIPDAEIIKNFDKVMEEIGGNNQFSGRYIMVDETGKPNYVRLNSSTSAPKHEKVIFGKGHSTVQAFPKMSDYQIMHGSASNGINGTGVYEFRTKDSGHNVRIRKISNDSNKVYFQTQNSEPIYVVNEEIQTKDFLQLIDPEDIASINVLKGGMAIKEYGNKAKNGVIVIKTKEFTGESDASIFQIKNTYTNAEIEALKNQVSEKTDYELELKGIKRNDQGIITNIEVKFYNSQNMVNSNYSNSHGVPNIHVGLRKGGGLIISTSE